TAGCTTGACGGATACGTGTTGAACTAATCTTTCCTTTCTCATCCTCTACAGGTGGGACAATAATGACTTCTCCATCAAAGTAATCCTTTAAATCTTCTGCTGTTTTTTTGTCAGAACCAAATGTATAATCAAAACCTGCAACAATAATTTTGGCATTCATAGCCTTGATATACGTCGCAAAAAATTCTTCTGCAGTGAGACTAGCGAATTGACTACTAAAATCAAGGAGATATAATTCTTCTACACCTTCTCGTTTTAATTTTCTTTCACGTTCAGCAGGGTTTAAAATATGTAGAAACAAATCCGGATGATAAGGCTCTAAAGCGATTTTTGGTGATTCATTAAACGTCATAACGACGATAGGCAATAAATCCTTTCTCGCAGCCTTATTGGCAACACGAAACAATTCTTGATGCCCCTTATGTATACCATCAAAATAGCCAAGAACAACGACTGAATCAGATGGTGTGCCAATATCTTTATGGTTTTTTATAGGAATAGTAATAATCATAAAATAATTATATCATAGTGATAGTTATTTCTGAACCAGAAAATCTGAAATGCCATTTTTTTAACCTGAAGTGTACCATTTTAGAAGAATTTTGTTTTTGATACTCTTCGAAAATCTCTTCAAACCATGTCAGCGTAGCCTTACCGTAGATATAGGTAACTGACTTCGTCAGTCTTATCCACAACCTCAAAGCAGTGCTTTGAGCAACCTGCGGCTAGCTTCCTAGTTTGCTCATTGATTTTCATTGAGTATGAAATCATAATAAAGACCAAGAGATTGAATTAAGAATCTTAAAATCAAAAAAACGCATCATATCAGCTACCTAAAACTTGATACAATACGTTTATTTAATATTAAAAAGATCTACTGAATTTTTTATCAAAATAAACTTTCAGTAGCCTTTTCACTTTTTATTAATAAGTTCCTTCTTCACCTTGGCTAGTCAAGATAACAGGCCCATCTTTCGTAATCACGAATTGGTGTTCATATTGACAAGATAAGCCACCGTCAATAGTCTTATGAGCCCAGCCAGTTTTCATATCTGTATCGATTTCCCAGTCACCTGTGTTAATCATTGGTTCAATGGTCAACACCATTCCTTCACGGAGACGAAGTCCACGACCAGCAATACCATAGTTAGGAACCATTGGTTCTTCGTGCATAGTTGGGCCAACACCATGACCAACCAAATCACGCACTACACCGTAACCACGACTTTCAGCGTATTCTTGAATCGCCGCACCGATATCACCGATACGATTTCCAACAACAGCTTGCTCGATCCCCTTGTACATAGCTTCTTTGGTGACATCCATCAAGTTTTTTACTTCTTCAGACGGTGTACCAACAGCATAAGCCCAACATGAGTCTGCTAGACCACCAGAGTAGCTCTGAGTGTATTTTTTCATTTGCTCCACATTATTGAAGTTTAATTTTGAGACATTCAGGTCAGATTTAGCAATAGGACCTCCCAAAACCATATCAACTTTGAGCAAATCTCCATCTTTCAAGATATAGTGACGGGGGAAAGCATGAGCTACTTCATCATTAAGAGAGCAACAGGTAGCATAAGGATAGTCCATCATAGCACCGTCAACTCCAATCTGAAGCGGAAGGAAATTTTCTTCCTTACAACGACGGCGAACATATTCTTCAACTTCCCACATATCTACGCCAGGCTTAATCAAATCACGCAAGCCGATATGAATACTTGCTAGAAAATCACCTGCCTTATCCATAGCTTCAATTTCACGAGCTGATTTTAATGTTATCATTTTTTCTCCTAGTTTCTAATTAATTTTAACGGTCACATTTGCCTTTGAAACAATCTGATGACCATGATAAATATCGTAGTCAATAATAGCTGATCGTCTAGTATGGTGGATAATGCGTGCCTGAATGCGCAATATATCATCAATCTGAACAGCCTGCAAAAAGTAGATTAGCATCTGCTCGATAATGAGATTGCGACCACTATTAAGAACTAAATCTTGAGTCATATGGGTCAAGATTTCTGCCAATACACCATTAGCCAAAACACCGTTCTTCTCAAGCATAAAGGGTTCCACTGTAATGACTACTTCATCATGGTGATAAGAAAGTTTCTGACCAATTTGCTCAGAAAAAGTTGGTAGAGCCGAAACTTGAGAACGACTCATTTTCTCCATAACATCTCGTCTGGTTACAACCCCAAGCAAGGTTTGATTACTTCTAACAACCGGTACCATTTCAAAGTCTTCAGCAATCATTCGTTGACTCACATTGGCAATATTT
This window of the Streptococcus sp. 116-D4 genome carries:
- a CDS encoding methionyl aminopeptidase; its protein translation is MITLKSAREIEAMDKAGDFLASIHIGLRDLIKPGVDMWEVEEYVRRRCKEENFLPLQIGVDGAMMDYPYATCCSLNDEVAHAFPRHYILKDGDLLKVDMVLGGPIAKSDLNVSKLNFNNVEQMKKYTQSYSGGLADSCWAYAVGTPSEEVKNLMDVTKEAMYKGIEQAVVGNRIGDIGAAIQEYAESRGYGVVRDLVGHGVGPTMHEEPMVPNYGIAGRGLRLREGMVLTIEPMINTGDWEIDTDMKTGWAHKTIDGGLSCQYEHQFVITKDGPVILTSQGEEGTY
- a CDS encoding bifunctional riboflavin kinase/FAD synthetase, whose protein sequence is MIITIPIKNHKDIGTPSDSVVVLGYFDGIHKGHQELFRVANKAARKDLLPIVVMTFNESPKIALEPYHPDLFLHILNPAERERKLKREGVEELYLLDFSSQFASLTAEEFFATYIKAMNAKIIVAGFDYTFGSDKKTAEDLKDYFDGEVIIVPPVEDEKGKISSTRIRQAILDGNVKEAGELLGAPLPSRGMVVHGNARGRTIGYPTANLVLLDRTYMPADGVYVVEVEIQRQKYRAMASVGKNVTFDGEEARFEVNIFDFNQDIYGETVMVYWLDRIRDMTKFDSVDQLVDQLKTDEEIARNWS